One part of the Desulfonema ishimotonii genome encodes these proteins:
- a CDS encoding tellurite resistance TerB family protein, whose protein sequence is MINPEKILGSLLGSSLRGSGINLGSKAQIGLGLLGVALGAAEHFMKSSSSPEAAPPPPGHMPSVPPPPPPSVRPSAPPIQSPEENNAAILLIRAMIASANADGVIDTEERTRILEKLEAANLNEEERAFILYELSHPADIGQIIPRVDTPELAEQVYAVSLLAIEIDTEAERDYIRALAEKLNLGQDAMDEVHRKLNITGL, encoded by the coding sequence ATGATCAATCCTGAAAAAATTTTAGGCAGCCTGCTGGGAAGCAGTCTCAGGGGCAGTGGCATCAATCTGGGAAGCAAGGCTCAGATCGGCCTCGGACTTTTAGGGGTGGCACTGGGAGCTGCGGAACATTTTATGAAATCCTCATCATCACCGGAGGCAGCACCGCCCCCGCCCGGTCACATGCCGTCCGTTCCCCCTCCGCCGCCCCCGTCCGTCAGACCGTCTGCACCGCCGATACAATCCCCGGAAGAGAACAATGCGGCAATCCTTCTGATCCGGGCCATGATCGCATCGGCCAACGCAGACGGCGTTATTGACACGGAAGAGCGGACGCGGATACTTGAAAAGCTCGAAGCGGCGAATCTGAATGAGGAGGAACGCGCCTTTATCCTTTATGAATTGTCCCATCCTGCGGATATCGGACAGATCATCCCCCGGGTCGATACACCGGAGCTGGCGGAACAGGTGTACGCCGTCTCTCTCCTGGCCATTGAAATAGATACGGAGGCCGAGCGCGATTACATCCGTGCGCTGGCGGAGAAGCTGAACCTCGGCCAGGATGCGATGGATGAGGTTCACCGGAAACTGAATATCACCGGGCTGTAA
- a CDS encoding TIGR00266 family protein produces the protein MAQWYLSYNGEQTGPFDESQARFQIDMKGQDGFAWQDGFSDWLPIARIPELSGAAAPAAPPVQAGETPSGRMTPSASPVNADEIDYKVFGAEMQFVEIELDPGESAVAEAGAMMYKDSTVDMQTVFGDGAPASGGFMGKLLGAGKRLLTGESLFTTVFTHTGQGKAHVAFGAPYPGNIIPVSLSDVGGMLVCQKDSFLCAAKGVSIGIFFQKKILTGLFGGEGFVMQKLEGDGMVFVHAGGTVVERQLQAGETLHVDTGCVVAFEQSVDFDIQQAGGIKTSLFGGEGLFFARLRGPGRIWLQSLPFSRLAGRMLQAAPQRGGSQGEGSVLGGLGGFLDGDND, from the coding sequence ATGGCGCAATGGTATTTAAGTTATAACGGTGAGCAGACCGGCCCGTTCGACGAGTCACAGGCCCGGTTTCAGATCGACATGAAAGGTCAGGACGGCTTCGCCTGGCAGGACGGATTTTCAGACTGGCTTCCCATCGCCCGGATTCCCGAACTGAGCGGCGCGGCAGCACCCGCTGCGCCGCCGGTTCAGGCGGGAGAAACGCCGTCCGGGAGAATGACCCCGTCGGCCAGCCCGGTCAACGCCGATGAGATCGACTATAAGGTTTTCGGGGCGGAGATGCAGTTCGTGGAGATCGAGCTGGATCCCGGGGAGAGCGCCGTGGCCGAGGCCGGGGCCATGATGTACAAGGACAGCACCGTGGACATGCAGACCGTATTCGGCGACGGCGCTCCGGCGTCGGGGGGCTTCATGGGCAAACTGCTGGGGGCGGGCAAGCGCCTCCTGACCGGCGAGAGCCTCTTTACCACCGTCTTTACCCACACCGGTCAGGGCAAAGCCCATGTGGCCTTTGGCGCACCCTATCCCGGCAATATTATCCCGGTCTCCCTTTCCGATGTGGGCGGAATGCTCGTCTGTCAGAAAGACAGCTTTCTCTGTGCGGCCAAAGGCGTTTCCATCGGCATCTTTTTTCAGAAGAAAATTCTGACCGGCCTGTTCGGCGGTGAGGGCTTTGTCATGCAGAAGCTGGAAGGAGACGGGATGGTTTTTGTCCATGCAGGCGGAACTGTCGTGGAGCGCCAGCTTCAGGCCGGGGAAACCCTTCATGTGGACACCGGCTGTGTTGTGGCCTTTGAACAGAGTGTGGATTTCGATATTCAGCAGGCCGGGGGCATCAAAACATCTCTTTTCGGCGGAGAGGGGCTTTTTTTCGCAAGACTCCGGGGACCGGGCAGAATATGGCTCCAGTCCCTGCCATTCTCCCGGCTGGCCGGCAGAATGCTTCAGGCCGCACCCCAGCGCGGCGGAAGCCAGGGTGAAGGTTCCGTACTGGGCGGACTGGGCGGTTTTCTTGACGGGGATAATGATTAA
- a CDS encoding methyl-accepting chemotaxis protein → MKRLKSLLYKNIIIKLMVINILICLIFCLIVIVVFSSFHHVKSILRTVFTSEVNLVVNNAQLGRDFVRVIGDTNLVMTAFYGNDAFLDENGQKLLRKADQLIAQTGDERLKKELKRFTKKIREVLALCKTVNLRQLEREAIDRKLEDTLTSLGETVSNKILDRVVAGEDASDIDHLTFMVAEYGKMLSRISVRFHKLGLDYFKQPIVTEEHPLLTLLDGLTLKLQGLNISDPDIAEYGSQLTQAIGRYRQLILDFHQAAERLGTQLDGLEHEKEGLLILMAQIDSNVLENTENASASLTRKISETIVTCLIILIFALPVIITALMINRSVALSLKAVIRGLKNSFGGTLENSEQVASASWQLSEGVTALAESLNDTIFSIEQMASMTRKNADSAAQADHIVRNSGQDIEKAKASMARMNRFIGAISESSEETRKIVQTIDDIAFQTNLLALNAAVEAARAGKAGAGFAVVSNEVRNLALRTAEAAGNTAAIIRDTVQKVNEGAKLFEETHRAFAKVETGGLKIGGLMVEIAAASDEQARGIQKINTVVSEMDQLVHLNTANAEELADTSGKMNTQAEQMNEFVEALVHLVGKIGNDRKPEAPPPASELPPLLHSDFTGQPDSPARQVPSGEIISPDQLLLTDEDDDFKNF, encoded by the coding sequence ATGAAACGTCTGAAATCCTTATTATACAAAAATATCATCATAAAGCTTATGGTGATCAATATCCTCATCTGCCTCATATTCTGCCTGATTGTCATTGTTGTCTTCTCTTCATTTCATCATGTGAAATCCATATTGAGGACCGTTTTTACGTCCGAAGTCAATCTGGTGGTGAACAATGCGCAACTGGGCAGAGATTTCGTTCGGGTTATCGGTGACACGAACTTGGTGATGACCGCATTTTACGGAAATGACGCATTTTTAGATGAAAACGGCCAGAAGCTGCTCCGAAAGGCAGACCAGCTGATTGCACAGACCGGGGATGAGCGCCTGAAAAAAGAGCTGAAGCGGTTTACGAAAAAAATAAGGGAAGTACTCGCTCTGTGTAAAACCGTGAATCTCAGGCAGCTTGAGAGGGAGGCCATTGACCGGAAGCTGGAAGACACGCTGACCTCGCTGGGGGAGACGGTGTCCAACAAGATACTGGACCGTGTCGTGGCCGGTGAGGATGCCTCCGACATTGACCACCTGACCTTCATGGTTGCGGAATACGGCAAAATGCTCTCCCGGATTTCGGTCCGGTTTCATAAGCTCGGCCTGGACTACTTCAAACAGCCCATTGTAACCGAAGAACACCCGCTGCTGACGCTTTTGGACGGACTTACCCTGAAATTACAGGGACTCAATATTTCCGACCCGGACATCGCGGAATACGGCAGTCAGCTGACCCAGGCCATCGGGAGATACAGGCAGCTCATCCTGGATTTTCACCAGGCCGCCGAAAGACTGGGCACGCAGCTGGACGGACTGGAACATGAAAAGGAAGGCCTGCTGATCCTGATGGCACAAATTGACAGCAATGTGCTTGAGAACACGGAAAATGCGTCGGCCTCACTGACCCGGAAGATCTCCGAAACCATTGTCACCTGTCTGATCATTCTTATTTTCGCCCTGCCGGTGATTATTACCGCACTGATGATAAACCGGTCCGTTGCCCTCTCCCTGAAAGCGGTTATCAGGGGGCTCAAAAATTCGTTCGGCGGCACTCTGGAAAATTCCGAACAGGTCGCCTCAGCCAGCTGGCAGCTTTCCGAAGGCGTTACGGCGCTGGCGGAATCTCTCAATGATACGATTTTTTCCATTGAACAGATGGCTTCCATGACCCGGAAAAATGCGGACAGTGCGGCCCAGGCCGATCATATTGTCCGGAATTCAGGCCAGGACATTGAAAAGGCAAAGGCATCAATGGCCCGCATGAACCGCTTTATCGGGGCCATTTCAGAATCGAGCGAGGAGACCCGGAAAATCGTCCAGACCATAGACGACATTGCCTTTCAGACCAACCTGCTGGCCCTCAATGCGGCAGTGGAAGCCGCCCGTGCCGGCAAAGCCGGGGCCGGATTTGCCGTGGTATCCAATGAGGTTCGGAATCTCGCGCTTCGCACGGCAGAGGCCGCCGGTAACACGGCGGCGATCATCCGGGATACAGTGCAGAAGGTGAATGAGGGGGCAAAATTGTTTGAGGAAACCCACCGGGCCTTTGCCAAGGTAGAAACCGGGGGGCTTAAAATCGGCGGGCTGATGGTCGAAATCGCTGCCGCATCCGATGAGCAGGCCAGAGGCATTCAGAAAATCAACACCGTTGTTTCCGAAATGGATCAGCTGGTCCATCTGAATACGGCCAATGCCGAAGAGCTGGCCGACACTTCCGGCAAGATGAACACCCAGGCCGAGCAGATGAACGAATTTGTGGAGGCCCTGGTTCACCTCGTGGGCAAAATCGGCAATGACCGGAAGCCGGAAGCGCCACCCCCCGCATCTGAGCTGCCACCCCTGCTGCATTCAGATTTCACCGGTCAACCGGATTCCCCGGCCCGTCAGGTGCCCAGCGGTGAAATTATCTCCCCGGATCAGCTCCTGCTGACAGATGAGGACGATGATTTCAAGAATTTCTGA
- a CDS encoding peroxiredoxin, producing MSVLVAKPAPDFTAPAVMPDGSIEEAFTLSDLRGQYVVLFFWPLDFTFVCPTEIIAHDHRFEHFRERGVAVVGVSIDSQFTHFAWRETPVKAGGIGPVRFPIVADVRHEITQAYGVEHPDAGVAFRASFLIDRAGIVQHQVVNNLPLGRNVDEMVRMADALQFHEEYGEVCPAGWEKGDTGMMPTAAGVADYLSSNEEKL from the coding sequence ATGAGTGTTCTGGTTGCCAAACCTGCGCCGGATTTTACAGCACCGGCTGTCATGCCTGACGGTTCCATAGAAGAAGCATTTACACTATCGGATCTGAGAGGCCAGTATGTTGTTCTGTTTTTCTGGCCTCTTGATTTTACCTTTGTGTGTCCCACGGAGATTATTGCACACGACCACCGCTTTGAACATTTCAGAGAGCGGGGCGTGGCAGTGGTGGGCGTTTCCATTGATTCACAGTTTACCCATTTTGCGTGGCGCGAAACCCCGGTTAAGGCGGGCGGGATCGGTCCGGTCAGATTTCCCATTGTCGCGGATGTCAGACATGAGATCACACAGGCCTACGGTGTTGAACACCCGGATGCGGGCGTCGCCTTCCGGGCCTCCTTTCTCATTGACAGGGCGGGAATTGTTCAGCATCAGGTGGTCAATAACCTGCCTCTGGGGCGAAACGTGGATGAAATGGTGCGCATGGCGGATGCGCTGCAATTCCATGAAGAATATGGTGAGGTCTGCCCGGCAGGCTGGGAAAAGGGTGACACCGGCATGATGCCGACCGCAGCAGGTGTGGCTGACTACCTGTCATCCAACGAGGAAAAACTGTAA
- a CDS encoding SDR family oxidoreductase encodes MTKTLAGKVAIVTGASRGIGRAIAEQLGADGASVVVNYAKSEKKALEAVSAIESSGSKSVAVRGDVSRTEEIQRLFRVAGERFGPVDILVNNAGIATERTIPVSDITDEQFDRLFAVNVRGTFMALREASRHMANGGRIINLSSTVVPMGLPGYSVYAGTKAAVDIFTRILSKELEGRNITVNAVAPGPVDTDLFNQGKTAEIRQRMADMCPLKRLGTPEDIARVVAFLVSDGGGWVNGQIIRANGGMV; translated from the coding sequence ATGACAAAAACTCTGGCAGGAAAGGTCGCTATTGTCACAGGCGCGTCGCGGGGAATCGGACGGGCCATTGCCGAACAGCTCGGAGCGGATGGGGCCTCGGTGGTGGTAAACTACGCAAAGAGCGAAAAAAAAGCGCTGGAGGCGGTCAGTGCCATTGAATCATCGGGCAGCAAATCCGTCGCCGTCAGGGGGGACGTAAGCCGTACCGAAGAGATTCAGCGGCTTTTCAGAGTAGCCGGGGAGCGGTTCGGGCCGGTGGATATTCTGGTCAATAACGCAGGGATTGCCACGGAGCGGACCATCCCGGTTTCAGACATCACGGATGAGCAGTTTGACAGGCTCTTTGCGGTCAACGTGCGGGGCACGTTCATGGCCCTGCGGGAGGCATCCCGGCACATGGCCAACGGCGGCAGAATCATCAACCTCTCCTCCACCGTCGTACCGATGGGATTGCCGGGCTACTCAGTGTATGCAGGCACCAAGGCCGCCGTTGATATTTTTACCCGGATATTGTCCAAAGAGCTGGAGGGGCGGAACATCACGGTCAATGCGGTTGCCCCCGGCCCGGTCGATACGGATCTGTTCAACCAGGGCAAAACCGCCGAAATCCGTCAGCGCATGGCCGATATGTGCCCCCTGAAGCGGCTGGGAACGCCGGAGGATATCGCCCGCGTGGTCGCCTTTCTGGTCAGCGACGGGGGCGGATGGGTGAACGGCCAGATCATCCGGGCAAACGGCGGGATGGTGTAA
- a CDS encoding zinc-dependent alcohol dehydrogenase family protein gives MKAVLLRGAGDAHLLELTNVPKPQITDPHFIRVRLHAAGINPIDYKMRRIGTLFPDRLPAILGCDGAGVVEAVGKNVRRFTVGDGVYFFNGGIGGPEPGNYAEYTIIHEDYAALKPRNLTMTEAAAVPLVWLTAWEALADRAELKAGQTILIHAGAGGVGHVAIQIARNLGAKIATTVSSPKKAAFAQSLGADYCIHYRETDFVQAVLAWTDGQGVDVVFDTVGQQTFCRSFTATRIYGRVVTLLEDLCSADRIKVAKFRNLSVIYELMLTPMFLKMHEERVAQRQALEKATRHIEEGTLKVRVGDILPLEQVAEAHRRIEEGHLTGKLVLDIVQ, from the coding sequence ATGAAAGCCGTTTTACTGAGGGGGGCAGGAGATGCTCATCTGCTGGAGCTGACAAATGTGCCAAAGCCGCAGATTACAGACCCGCACTTTATCCGTGTGCGTCTGCATGCGGCCGGGATCAACCCCATCGACTACAAGATGCGGCGGATCGGAACCCTTTTTCCTGACAGGCTTCCGGCCATTCTGGGATGTGACGGCGCAGGCGTTGTGGAGGCCGTTGGCAAAAATGTCCGGCGCTTTACTGTCGGGGACGGGGTTTACTTTTTCAACGGGGGCATCGGCGGTCCCGAACCCGGTAACTATGCCGAATATACGATCATCCACGAGGATTATGCGGCCCTGAAGCCCCGCAACCTCACCATGACCGAAGCGGCGGCAGTCCCCCTGGTCTGGCTGACCGCGTGGGAGGCGCTAGCGGACCGGGCAGAGCTGAAGGCCGGTCAGACCATTCTGATCCATGCGGGCGCCGGCGGGGTCGGCCATGTGGCGATTCAGATTGCCAGAAACCTGGGCGCAAAGATCGCCACAACGGTGAGCAGTCCCAAAAAGGCGGCCTTTGCCCAGTCCCTCGGGGCCGATTATTGCATCCATTACCGGGAGACGGACTTTGTTCAGGCGGTGCTGGCCTGGACCGACGGTCAGGGGGTGGATGTGGTTTTTGACACCGTGGGCCAGCAGACCTTCTGCAGATCCTTTACCGCCACCCGGATTTACGGCAGGGTCGTCACCCTCCTGGAGGATCTGTGCAGTGCGGACCGGATCAAAGTGGCCAAGTTCCGCAACCTCTCCGTTATCTATGAACTGATGCTTACCCCCATGTTTCTGAAGATGCACGAAGAACGGGTGGCTCAGCGACAGGCGCTGGAAAAGGCCACCCGGCACATCGAAGAGGGCACACTGAAGGTCCGGGTCGGCGACATTTTGCCCCTGGAACAGGTGGCCGAAGCCCACCGCCGGATCGAGGAGGGCCATCTGACCGGAAAACTGGTGCTGGATATTGTACAGTAA
- a CDS encoding amino acid ABC transporter substrate-binding protein encodes MKIGRLIAVMAVLAFTASSVWANTLENVRKAGEIKCGVSGKVPGFSVPDKNGVWSGLDVDFCRAVSAAIFDDPNKAKFVPVTTKERFTALQTGEINILSRNTTWTYQRDVNQGVEFCGILFYDGQGFMVNKGLGVSSAKELDGASICIQIGTTTELNVSDYFASNNMTYKPVVFESADESTVMYDTGRCDVYTTDASGLAARRTTLSKPDTHVILPEIISKEPLGPSVRQGDQQWGDIVRWTLNALINAEELGVTSANLAEMMKSKNPAIKRLLGVDSNLGEQLGLTRDWVCRIVKHVGNYGEMFDRNVGPTTPLKLERGPNALWKDGGLLYAPPIR; translated from the coding sequence ATGAAGATTGGCAGACTGATTGCTGTGATGGCGGTTTTGGCGTTTACGGCCAGCAGTGTTTGGGCAAATACGCTGGAAAATGTGAGGAAAGCCGGAGAGATCAAATGCGGTGTGAGCGGCAAGGTGCCCGGTTTCTCGGTTCCGGATAAAAACGGCGTCTGGTCGGGGCTTGATGTTGACTTCTGCCGGGCGGTTTCCGCTGCCATATTCGATGATCCCAACAAAGCAAAATTTGTGCCTGTCACCACCAAGGAGCGGTTCACAGCGCTTCAGACCGGTGAGATCAACATTTTATCCCGAAACACCACATGGACATATCAGCGAGATGTGAACCAGGGCGTTGAATTCTGCGGCATCCTTTTTTATGACGGCCAGGGCTTCATGGTGAACAAAGGGCTGGGCGTCAGTAGTGCCAAAGAGCTGGACGGCGCAAGTATCTGTATCCAGATCGGCACCACCACGGAACTCAATGTGTCCGATTATTTCGCATCCAACAATATGACCTACAAACCGGTTGTCTTCGAGAGCGCGGATGAGTCCACCGTCATGTACGACACCGGCAGATGCGATGTCTACACCACCGACGCATCCGGCCTGGCCGCCCGGCGGACCACCCTGTCAAAGCCGGATACCCATGTCATCCTGCCGGAAATCATTTCCAAGGAACCCCTGGGGCCGTCGGTGCGTCAGGGAGACCAGCAGTGGGGCGATATTGTCAGGTGGACGCTCAATGCCCTGATCAATGCCGAGGAACTGGGCGTGACCTCTGCGAATCTTGCGGAAATGATGAAATCCAAAAACCCTGCCATCAAACGGCTGCTGGGCGTGGACAGCAATCTGGGTGAACAGCTGGGGCTGACCCGGGACTGGGTCTGCCGGATTGTGAAACATGTGGGCAACTACGGCGAGATGTTTGACCGGAATGTGGGACCGACCACACCGCTGAAGCTGGAACGCGGTCCCAATGCCCTCTGGAAAGACGGCGGCCTGCTCTACGCACCGCCCATCCGTTAG
- a CDS encoding amino acid ABC transporter permease yields MEQNPKIKLIHNPRFRSLVIQAMLLTAFVVLAGFAISNTARNLEKAGITSGFGFLKEVAGFDVSLALIGYSRSASYGRAFMVGLLNTLLVSSLAIFFSTILGFLLGIARLSGNWLVSRMAVVYIEIIRNVPLLLQILFWYIAILNPLPRPRQALNLTDMFFLCNRGLILPRPVGEPGFIVTPAALLMAVAASAALIRWAGRRQLRTGLRFPAYYTAAGLIIGLPLLALAVTGFPVHWDIPVLKGFNFRGGMTVLPEFIALCLALSLYAAAFIGENVRSGIMSVDRGQIEAARALGHRPGMTLRLVVIPQAMRVIIPPLTSQHLTLVKNSSLAVVIGYPDLIHVFAGTTLNQTGQAVEIISVTMLVYLTISLIISMIMNRYNKKYAIRGR; encoded by the coding sequence ATGGAACAAAACCCAAAAATAAAGCTCATCCACAATCCCCGCTTCAGATCACTGGTGATTCAGGCGATGCTCCTCACAGCCTTTGTTGTGTTGGCCGGGTTCGCCATCTCCAATACGGCCCGCAATCTTGAAAAGGCCGGCATTACCAGCGGATTCGGTTTTCTGAAAGAGGTTGCGGGGTTTGATGTCAGCCTGGCCCTGATCGGATATTCCCGGTCCGCTTCTTACGGGCGCGCCTTCATGGTGGGCCTTCTCAATACCCTGCTGGTCTCCTCACTGGCCATTTTCTTTTCCACAATTCTGGGATTTCTGCTGGGAATCGCCCGGCTTTCCGGCAACTGGCTCGTATCCCGCATGGCGGTGGTCTATATTGAAATTATCCGAAACGTGCCGCTGCTGCTTCAGATCCTGTTCTGGTATATCGCCATTCTGAATCCGCTGCCCCGGCCCCGGCAGGCGCTGAACCTGACGGACATGTTTTTCCTGTGCAACCGGGGGCTGATCCTGCCCAGGCCCGTGGGGGAACCGGGATTTATTGTCACCCCCGCCGCCCTCCTGATGGCGGTGGCGGCATCGGCGGCCCTGATCCGCTGGGCCGGTCGCCGTCAGCTCCGAACGGGCCTCCGCTTTCCGGCTTACTACACTGCCGCCGGGCTGATCATCGGGCTTCCGCTGCTGGCCCTGGCCGTGACCGGCTTTCCCGTCCACTGGGATATCCCGGTGCTGAAGGGGTTTAACTTCAGGGGCGGGATGACGGTGCTGCCGGAATTTATCGCGCTCTGCCTGGCCCTCTCTCTCTATGCCGCAGCCTTTATCGGTGAAAACGTGAGGTCTGGCATCATGTCCGTTGACAGGGGGCAGATCGAAGCGGCCCGCGCCCTGGGGCATCGCCCCGGCATGACGCTCCGGCTGGTGGTGATTCCCCAGGCCATGCGCGTGATCATCCCGCCGCTGACCAGTCAGCATCTCACGCTGGTGAAAAATTCATCCCTGGCGGTGGTGATCGGATACCCGGACCTGATCCATGTATTCGCAGGCACGACCCTGAATCAGACCGGGCAGGCCGTGGAAATTATCTCCGTTACCATGCTGGTGTATCTTACCATCAGCCTGATCATCTCCATGATCATGAACCGGTATAATAAAAAATATGCAATCAGAGGGCGATGA
- a CDS encoding amino acid ABC transporter permease — translation MTVKWIPGPDLPPPSLETGVWGWLKKNLFSSVPNTVLTLLGIFFIVATVPPFVRWAFLNATWLGETREACTCMAEDAPGACWVFIKVRLGMFMYGFYPEAERWRVNLTLLFFALGMLPILLHDRLARGKAETGLAVLSAIIVFMLFGGIAGSVAALFFLGPFGLSRTDFSGLFAAADGRRIRRAGPLLSGVLVCVAAVRFAESGAGSIAASVTLLLMFGTLIRKASVRTWQWIFLFCIYPFIAYHLLMGDAFGLPFVDTHMWGGMFLTLVIAGIGIATSLPIGILLALGRRSEMTAVRTLCVCFIELIRGVPLISVLFMASVMLPLFLPEGTQFNKLLRALIGVALFYAAYMAEVIRGGLQAMPKGQYEAAEALGLGYWRMMGLVILPQTLRLVIPGIVNTFLGLFKDTTLVAVIGLMDMLGIVKTALADTEWLGFPKEAYVFAAAVYWIFCFGMSRYSMYLEGRFQVKRR, via the coding sequence ATGACCGTCAAATGGATACCCGGACCGGACCTGCCGCCGCCTTCCCTGGAAACGGGCGTGTGGGGATGGCTGAAAAAAAACCTCTTCTCATCGGTGCCGAACACCGTCCTGACCCTTTTGGGCATATTTTTTATCGTGGCAACGGTGCCCCCTTTTGTCCGGTGGGCCTTCCTGAATGCCACATGGCTCGGCGAAACCCGCGAGGCCTGCACCTGCATGGCAGAGGATGCGCCCGGTGCCTGCTGGGTTTTTATCAAAGTCAGGCTGGGCATGTTCATGTACGGGTTTTATCCCGAAGCGGAGCGCTGGCGCGTCAACCTGACGCTTCTCTTCTTTGCGCTGGGCATGTTACCTATACTGCTCCATGACCGGCTTGCCCGGGGAAAGGCCGAAACCGGACTTGCGGTTCTGAGCGCGATAATTGTTTTCATGCTGTTCGGGGGGATTGCCGGCAGTGTCGCGGCGCTCTTTTTTCTGGGCCCCTTCGGATTATCGCGCACGGATTTTTCCGGCCTTTTTGCGGCAGCCGACGGCAGGCGGATACGCCGGGCCGGGCCGCTGCTGTCCGGCGTGCTGGTCTGCGTCGCAGCAGTCCGGTTTGCAGAGAGCGGGGCCGGTTCCATTGCCGCATCGGTGACACTGCTGCTGATGTTCGGTACGCTGATCCGAAAGGCGTCGGTCAGAACCTGGCAATGGATATTTCTCTTCTGCATCTATCCGTTTATCGCGTACCACCTGCTCATGGGCGACGCTTTCGGACTCCCCTTTGTGGACACGCACATGTGGGGCGGCATGTTTCTGACCCTTGTCATCGCGGGTATCGGCATCGCCACCTCCCTGCCCATCGGCATCCTGCTGGCCCTGGGCCGCAGATCGGAGATGACGGCGGTCAGAACCCTCTGCGTCTGCTTTATCGAGCTGATCCGGGGCGTGCCCCTGATTTCGGTGCTGTTCATGGCCTCTGTCATGCTGCCCCTTTTTTTGCCCGAAGGAACCCAGTTTAACAAGCTGCTGCGGGCGCTGATCGGCGTGGCCCTGTTTTACGCGGCATACATGGCAGAGGTGATACGGGGCGGACTTCAGGCAATGCCCAAAGGGCAGTACGAGGCGGCCGAAGCCCTGGGCCTGGGCTACTGGAGAATGATGGGGCTTGTGATTCTCCCCCAGACGCTGCGTCTGGTCATTCCGGGAATTGTTAACACCTTTCTCGGATTGTTCAAGGATACGACGCTGGTGGCTGTCATCGGGCTGATGGATATGCTGGGAATTGTAAAGACCGCCCTGGCAGATACCGAGTGGCTGGGATTTCCCAAAGAAGCCTATGTTTTTGCGGCTGCGGTCTATTGGATTTTCTGTTTCGGCATGTCCCGATACAGCATGTATCTGGAGGGACGGTTTCAGGTCAAACGCCGGTAG
- a CDS encoding amino acid ABC transporter ATP-binding protein codes for MTESEKSKPAADRSPVIAISGLNKWYGQFHVLKNIDLTVKKGERVVICGPSGSGKSTLIRCINYLEAHQKGKIVVNGIELTGDMKRIDQVRRDVGMLFQNFNLFPHMTILENCTMSPVWIRKMPYAEAKDLAFHYLERVKISELADKYPNQISGGQQQRVAIARCLCMSPKVMLFDEPTSALDPEMIKEVLDVMTDLAESGMTMVCVTHEMGFAKTVADRIIFMDRGEIVEQNTPLNFFNQPETDRAQLFLSQLL; via the coding sequence TTGACCGAATCAGAAAAATCGAAACCGGCAGCAGACCGGTCCCCTGTCATTGCCATTTCCGGACTTAACAAGTGGTACGGACAGTTCCACGTCCTGAAAAATATTGATCTGACCGTGAAAAAGGGGGAACGGGTCGTGATATGCGGACCTTCGGGGTCGGGCAAATCGACGCTGATACGCTGCATCAACTATCTGGAGGCACATCAGAAAGGAAAGATCGTCGTCAACGGAATTGAGCTGACAGGCGATATGAAACGGATTGATCAGGTCCGCAGGGACGTCGGCATGTTGTTTCAGAATTTCAACCTGTTCCCCCACATGACCATTCTTGAAAACTGTACCATGTCCCCGGTCTGGATACGGAAGATGCCCTATGCCGAGGCAAAAGATCTGGCGTTCCATTATCTGGAGCGGGTAAAAATCTCGGAGCTTGCGGACAAATATCCCAACCAGATTTCAGGCGGGCAGCAGCAGCGGGTGGCCATTGCGCGCTGTCTGTGCATGAGTCCCAAAGTGATGCTCTTTGATGAGCCGACCTCGGCCCTGGACCCGGAAATGATCAAAGAGGTGCTGGACGTGATGACGGACCTTGCCGAATCCGGCATGACGATGGTCTGTGTCACCCATGAGATGGGGTTTGCCAAAACAGTGGCGGACCGGATCATCTTCATGGACCGGGGTGAAATCGTGGAGCAGAACACGCCCCTGAATTTTTTCAATCAGCCTGAAACCGACCGCGCCCAGTTGTTTCTCAGCCAGCTTCTCTGA